A window of the Balaenoptera acutorostrata chromosome 13, mBalAcu1.1, whole genome shotgun sequence genome harbors these coding sequences:
- the SRSF9 gene encoding serine/arginine-rich splicing factor 9, which yields MSGWADERGGEGDGRIYVGNLPTNVREKDLEDLFYKYGRIRDIELKNRHGLVPFAFVRFEDPRDAEDAIYGRNGYDYGQCRLRVEFPRTYGGRGGWPRGGRNGPPTRRSDFRVLVSGLPPSGSWQDLKDHMREAGDVCYADVQKDGMGMVEYLRKEDMEYALRKLDDTKFRSHEGETSYIRVYPERSTSYGYSRSRSGSRGRDSPYQSRGSPHYFSPFRPY from the exons ATGTCGGGCTGGGCGGACGAGCGCGGCGGCGAGGGCGACGGACGCATCTACGTGGGGAACCTTCCGACCAACGTGCGCGAGAAGGACCTGGAGGACCTCTTCTACAAGTACGGCCGCATCCGTGACATCGAGCTCAAGAACCGGCACGGCCTCGTGCCCTTCGCCTTCGTGCGCTTCGAGGACCCGCG AGATGCTGAGGATGCAATTTATGGAAGGAACGGTTATGATTATGGCCAGTGCCGGCTTCGTGTGGAGTTCCCCAGGACTTACGGAGGTCGGGGTGGGTGGCCCCGTGGTGGGAGGAATGGGCCTCCTACAAGAAGATCTGATTTCCGAGTTCTTGTTTCAG GACTTCCTCCATCAGGCAGCTGGCAGGACCTGAAAGATCATATGCGAGAAGCTGGGGATGTCTGTTACGCAGATGTGCAGAAAGATGGAATGGGGATGGTTGAATATCTCAGAAAAGAAGACATGGAATATGCCCTGCGTAAACTGGATGACACCAAATTCCGCTCTCATGAG GGGGAAACTTCCTACATACGCGTTTATCCAGAGAGAAGCACCAGCTATGGCTACTCACGGTCTCGGTCTGGGTCAAGGGGCCGTGACTCTCCATACCAAAGCAGGGGTTCCCCACACTACTTTTCTCCTTTCAGACCCTACTGA